From Triticum aestivum cultivar Chinese Spring chromosome 7B, IWGSC CS RefSeq v2.1, whole genome shotgun sequence:
tgaaaacttccttaggcaacattgtttgccattccaatatgcacccttgtgcacaatatgagatcatttgaacaaactatgccatgaatgtggccataagattgataatTTGGCTTGAaggccattgatctccacacgtgatagcttgtttctgagaacacttttttaaaataatttctgtattacaagtttgttatttttcctaggaacttggccacatataatgagacaaagcgaaggtttcccaattttttgatttttttgaatttttttatgcccgtttcaaaatgcagtcaaaacggcgggaatgaccgttcctagctagtggttgaatcttggaatttttttggtgtttctctgattaaataggtaattatgtacctagaaatgatttttgaaaaaaataaatagcaaactatgaggcagctgcagttcaaatttgacccgcttccaagtgaatcggcagaaatttgtctttttcacgagaggtggatcaacacTTTTtagacccaaccatttggtcaattgtgcatgaaatatggcctagtattttagaaaaataatttggtccaattttgcaacaatcatttggtagattcttcacaaaaaaacctccttttgggcactcgaaaaatgattaaaaataactagaaatattagaaatgcatacaaattggtacttatccataaaatgtggtctaactctagtgaaaatttgtggGGTGACCTTTtccaaaatatttttgatagctacttcatAAAATCCCTCTATTTTCTAGTACTTGGAAACTATTTAAATCACTGGTTTTCCGAACCAATCGGAActcttcccacggatcgatgacatggcgcccatccatccatccgtctctccatcccacatccatccatccatttatctatagaaaaaataaaaaaaatggaaaagagataccccacccgcagcccaaaccctagctcagatccCCCTTCCTTCGTCTCATTCCCCTCGTCCCTGGCGGCGGCGCACCACTCGTATCTTCCTCTCTCCACCAAACCCTACCCACCAACGCTAGCTCCTCTCCCCCGCACCACTCCTCGCCGCCGCTACCACCACCACCTATGGCGCCCGAGCTCACCACGGTGACCCCATCCCTCCGCTTCTTCCTCTCATCGGGCCAGATCGGGCACGCGTGTCCTCAAGTGGCCAAGCGCGACCCCCGATTCAGCCgaggccgccgcccgcgcccgcgcgccaccacccgctcctcctcgcctctaTTCCTCCGCCCGCCGACCCACCCCATCCCTGATACCTCACTCGGCGCCTTCCGCCGCAGGGCCGTCGCGCTCGCAACACCCTCGGCGCCGCACCTCCACCGCTACCTCCGCTGGCTCCTCGCCGACGCCCCCGCCTCGTGCACGAGCGGCCAGAGCACGCCGTCCACCCCGCGCACGCGGCGCTCGACGCGCTCGACGTCTTCGGTAATGGAAGCGCCCGGATCCCTCGGTTTCCTTCTTTGGTTTTTTCCTCCATTGATTGGCTTAGCTTCACTGACTGACGGGGAATTGATTTGGGCGTCTGCAGATACAGTGCAGGACATCAAGGACCTGGAGCACCCCTACTCGCTGGAGCAGATACGGTATGTGCTCTCCCAGTAGTCCGTCTCCGTCTCCCAGTCTCCCAGTAGTCCGTCTCTGTCTCCCAGTAGTCCGTCTCCGTCTCCATATCTGGTACGTATACCTGCAAGATTGTGCTGCTCAAggttttctagtgattattctcaTCCTATATTATTCTTATTGCAAGCCCGAGGTGTCTCCTCATCATCTACAACAAAGGATCCCCATTGCCCGCCACCAGCCTGTAGCAGAGGATCCCCACTCTGTTGGGCACAACACGAACACCCAAAACAGGTAAACAATTGGTAGCATGTCCAGCATCATCTCCTATCTGCACTGTGCTctgtcaatttcttcagtctgtatgTAATATAACTGCAGAACACATCTGAAACTTTGTATCCTATCTGCACTGGAGCCGCTGCCAGTTTCCCAATAATTTTACCGACATTTAGCAGACTAAATTAATAAAACAAGAATGTTGGTTTGTACTTGGTAACCCCATCTCCTGTCTCATTTTGGGGAGGAATTTCAGTAATAGCTAACAGAGTTCTGTTGTGACGTAACAGATCATCAGCATACACAACCAGTGGAACTGCTACAAAGCACCAGAAGAAGGCGAAGCAAAGAGGGAAAGATCACAGCAGCTCTTCTTGGTGAGGAAATGCTCGGTCCTGCAGAACAACCGTGAAGCAGAAGTTAACTACGTGCTCGTCTGCGGGGTGCTTCTGGTGGTCTTGCTCTTCGAGCACTTCTGGAGGATGCTCAAGTGGTTCTCCATGGCTCACCATGGACGTCAACATACTCATGCTCATCGCAGGTACGACCAACACTTGCCACCTTCTGAACTATTCTGATGTTGATCTTCATTATGGGCTGTACTGAAGTTTCCACACGCACGCACGCAGCATGTGTTTCATGTGACTTAGGCTTTGCCTTTTTTCTGACTAGATTCATAGTGTGTGATCAATATATCAATATTATGCAGCCATGGTGTTTATCCTTAAATCCATGAATCTTTTGGATCAATATATCAATATTATGAATCTTTTGACTTAGGCTTTGCTACACTTGATTGCATTATATGATTTCTGCTCGAGGATCTGATAGAGATGGTTCGTTCAAAGTAGTAGAGTATATGATTCATGTTTTGTTATAGTTTGTTTGTTTGTCCCAGTCCTCTGTTTCATGgctaatatgtgtcctttcctaaTCGCATTGCACATATTTTTGGTACTTGAAATGTGACAGTATTCAGTCAATTTCAGTCCCTGTCACAGTCCAATAGGCATTGCTTTGTCATTGGACACTGGTAATTAAGAGAGAGCATTGTATACTCTTTGATTATTTGTCTAATGATTGTCTGAAGTATCTATCTTACTAGCTTTTAGAATGGAGAAACTCGTGTCATTTCATATATGATCTGAATGAAATGATTAGGACTTGTTGCAACAGATTTATTTGATACTGTATATTGTACTAAAGAAACAACATATGTGCTCCTGAAACGTACTACGTTCTTGTCTGCTACATGTTCCCATTTAAGCTATGTGC
This genomic window contains:
- the LOC123162373 gene encoding uncharacterized protein isoform X1, which gives rise to MAPELTTVTPSLRFFLSSGQIGHACPQVAKRDPRFSRGRRPRPRATTRSSSPLFLRPPTHPIPDTSLGAFRRRAVALATPSAPHLHRYLRWLLADAPASCTSGQSTPSTPRTRRSTRSTSSIQCRTSRTWSTPTRWSRYARGVSSSSTTKDPHCPPPACSRGSPLCWAQHEHPKQIISIHNQWNCYKAPEEGEAKRERSQQLFLVRKCSVLQNNREAEVNYVLVCGVLLVVLLFEHFWRMLKWFSMAHHGRQHTHAHRRLTWKVLWNRR
- the LOC123162373 gene encoding uncharacterized protein isoform X2 — its product is MAPELTTVTPSLRFFLSSGQIGHACPQVAKRDPRFSRGRRPRPRATTRSSSPLFLRPPTHPIPDTSLGAFRRRAVALATPSAPHLHRYLRWLLADAPASCTSGQSTPSTPRTRRSTRSTSSIQCRTSRTWSTPTRWSRYARGVSSSSTTKDPHCPPPACSRGSPLCWAQHEHPKQIISIHNQWNCYKAPEEGEAKRERSQQLFLVRKCSVLQNNREAEVNYVLVCGVLLVVLLFEHFWRMLKWFSMAHHGRQHTHAHRRR